Part of the Lepidochelys kempii isolate rLepKem1 chromosome 8, rLepKem1.hap2, whole genome shotgun sequence genome is shown below.
GGTCAATCAGTTTAGCCCACTGATGTGATTCGTTGAAGATCTCCcatatgctttattttttttatatggtTTTATAATACCCAATGCCTATACTATTTTCCAACAGCAGCCTGTGAGAAGTAACTTTTATCTCCCTTATTTGCACATATACGTATCACATACGAAAACTCACTGTCTTTTCAGGGGACAAGATAGCGCAATACAGTATTTATGGGGAAGCTGGCAAATTCGTTGCTCAACAGCTAGAGAGAAACAATAAAATCAGAGTCTGTGTAAATGGCCATTTGCCATTAGATGGTCTGAAAGAAAGGTAATTACTGTCAGACTGTAAATATTACTGCAAATCTAAGTTGAATTACTTTCTGAATCTGTGGCATCCCAATGACTAGTCAATAGTCATTAGTCAATGACTGGCCTTACTACACGGTTAGCTCTCACAAGACAAGTAAAAGTAGGCCTGGGCAGTAGTTGGAGTGGCGAACTTCAAGGAGTGCCTAGGATGATGAAGCAGGAAGTGGTACTAGCAATTCAGTGGGTAGCTCTCTTCCCTCTCTATCAGTACTGAACCAATGCCCCCTTGGATGATGCCAAGGAGCCCTGTGCTGCTTAAAGTGCCATTTTTATTGTAAAGCTTAAAAGACAAGTCATgctggtcattaaagatcccatggcacttttgcaAGGACAAAACCATTAACCTGGGAGTCCTAGTCAAATTCTAACTCAAGTAATTGCAATCTGCCTACTTACGTTGCCCCTGCAGCTTCATCTGGTTATGGTATTCTTCACCTCTCCTAAACAGTTGCATACAGTCGAGCCACTGTTATACCCTGTTCATACCAGACTGCATGTAAGTGATGAGCTGCCTTTGCTCTGTGTACCAGAGAGCCTTTGCTGATTAAAGGGGAAGGCAGAGAAGGAATTAGATCAGGTGAGTCACCTCAGCTGCCCATGTTTAAAGTGAGTTGTCTGCCATACCATTCTCAATGTATCCGAGATGGGGCTGTTAGCATGAGGGCTCTGCATCTCACGGCTTGAATCAGCATAGGAACAAATGGTCATGCCAGACCCTGCTGGACCTTATAGGTAATATCTGACCCTGTTGCATGACATACAATGTCCCTAAGCCATGGAAGGGGTTGATGGGTCCCATTAAGCTGTGCCCCCAGGAGAAAACAGTGGCTTCCCATGATAGGACAATTGTGTAACGTGGGTCGCCAATACGAGCACGTCGACTCAGGAAAGGACATATGTTTATCAGAGAGTTCTGTGTTGACAAACCTGTACTCacaaagggctagattttcagaagagctaagCACCTATATTCAGtatcacaatgggagctgtggggcactgagctcttttgaaactctGCCAGTGCGCTTCCACAAAGCctatttctttctcctttttgcagcctgatATTTGGCAATTCTCATCATGAGCAAAACCTTCAGGAAAAGCTGTCTGTACTGGAGCTGGAGGTccaatttccagctcaggtggatGTAGGTGCACCAGCCTTGATCAACGCAGTGCACTAGAAACAGCAGCATAGCCATAGAGGTGCAGATGGGGGGACAGGCTAAGTACCCAGGGTCTGGGATGGGATTatactcagggtggctagcccatccatctacactgctatttttagcatgctagttcaaTCAAAACTGGTATGCGCACATCCACCTGAGGTGGGAATTACTTCCAGCACGAAGTGTTGTCATACCCTAAGCTGAATACCCATACCTGCTTTTAAAAGATTGTTGTCTGAACATGTTTCAGGGAACAAGCAGCTATCTGCATCATCACTTGTTTAACTATGGCCTTCTTTATTTTAAGAAATGAAGCTCCTCTGAAAGAAGGTGTTTTTAATCTTGAAGAAACAGAAAGTAAGAATAATTTTCACCTGACTAAATCTGcttcagaagaaaagaaagactTCATCTCCTTGACTATTGAGGATGAAATGGAAAAACCAAATGCTAAAATAATCAATGTGGGCTCTCCAAAAGCAAAATCTCCCAGGCCGGTGGTGGTAATGTCCTGTTTACTGTCCCTGTTGTGTTTGGTAAAGTTTACAAGAGGTCTTGTACGCTACTGCATGCTGCTATTAAAAGAATATTCTATTTTGAAATAAGACCAGACTTCTGAACACTTGAGATTCCTGCAATAATAGCTTGCTATTTCATTATCCGTATTTGGAACAGTATGCATACAGTGTAACGTTTAGCaggggtggaatcctggccccagtgaagtcaatggggtttttGCCAGGATTCCTccttaggtcagtggttctcaaccagggatagaTGTGCCcctggggtatgcagaggtcttccagagggtacatcagctcatctagatatttgcctagttttacagcggGTATGTAAAAAGCACTAACGAAGTCagaacaaactaaaatgtcatacaacaACTTGTTTATATTGTtctatagactatacactgaaatgtaagtacaatatttacattccggtttatttattttataattatatggtaaaaatggaaaagtaagccatttttcagtaatagcatgTTGAGACAAATGTATTTCTATGTCTGAttctgtaagcaagtagtttttaagtgaggtgaaacttgggatagagaagacaaatcagactcctgaaaggggtacaatagtctggaaaggttgagagccactgctctgcaTCATATGTCTTAACACCTCAGCTTCTGGCCAATGTCCTACGCTCTCAGTTGAAGGCTGTCGGGAGAGAAGGGACTGAGTGCAATTGTTAGCCCCTGAAGAATAGGGTAAATTGGGTCTCTTGGAAGGAGCCAACCTGTTCCCATTTCCTCTGCTCCCATTTCCAGCACACTTGACATGATCTGCTGCCAGTTCCTGCTCAGTTTGCAAACCAGCAGGGTGAGGGAAGAGACATCTATTGGGATCTGGGAGGAACTGGTTTAGAGCTAGCAACAGAGCGAGAAAGTGGTGCAGGCTGCAGAAGGTTGGGGGGTGTGGGCAGCACGTTCTGGCACTCAACAATGGGTGATAGGTTTTTTTGATAGAGGGCACCTGCTTAGGATGCAGATGGGAAAGGAGATGAGGAATTGGTGATGGATACGGATGTAGTACTAGTTCCTCAGTAAAGAGGAGTAAGGACAAATACACACATTCATAATGCTCTAAGGCTTAAGATTTCATGATTAATTTTAAGACCTAGTAAAATGCAATTTATGCTTTATACTGGCAATTAAACCCTGTGGTCTGACCATACTTCTTTAGGGTTGACATTTGAGCTAACTTGTATCAAGCATGTCCTGAATGAACTCTAGCCCTAGAACCTGAATTCACTTGCTGTGGTATTTTCTGTTTCTGGAGTTATTGGCTGTTATTTTCAGACCTATGTAAAGATTTCAAAAAACTCAGCAGGTTTTTCCTTCCACTGGGACCTCTATgtatctcttttttgtttttttctacagTTTTCTGTATTGTACGTGAATACTCACACTCTACCTTGACTAGAAACAAGTGTCAAAAATGTATGATAAATACAGTTTATTAATATGGCACTGCAATGCATCATGTGGCTATCAGTACCATGTGACTGTTAGTGGGATATCTAGCTATATTATCTGATCTGATCCTATATATTTCTGCATCTTCAATACATTCTTGGACTTCGTTATGCAAAGATCTCAGAAACTATATCAGTAAGAAAGGAGAAAACTAAAGTCCCATTTCTTTTTTCTACAGAAAGTGAGTGAAACATACCCCATCATTTATGCTGAAGAAGGATATGTGCAAAACTCTATTTtgaagaggtggctgcatttacATGGAGATAAAATGTCTTACAACTCAGAAAATGAAAACGGTGAGGTACAAACAAATCCAAATTCAGTTTTACAAAGCAACTGTGATTATACCCTTGCCTTAGTTGGAAAGGAAGAAAAGGGTACTTTTAATATAACTGCGAAGGGGAATAAAAAGCTAAAAAGAACATTATCTGGGAAACGGAAAATCAATATTCATATTTTATCTTCAGATGGAAAAAGTAAGAGCTTAAAAGATTCACAGAAGGAAAAAACTTTTGTGCAGAAAATAGTTGGTAGCTTTCATGATGCTGAAGTACCAATCAGTAAGCTCCCATCAAAAGACAGGAATGTTTCAGCAACTAGGGCTGAATGTAACCCTGATGGCCTTGTTATATTTGGAGTGAACCCAAAAGCTACAGCACACCAATCTGCTAAAGCAAATGCAGCAACCATCGCTAAATCTCACGGCTCTTACAGCAAGCCACTAATCACAGTCTCCCAGCTTCATAAAAAAGGCAGGTCGGCTCATTCGTCACAGCTGGATTATATATCCATAACAAAATCTATTAAAATACCTGACTGTCCAAATGTCAATTCACAGTCATTTCTCAAAATCTCAGGGAAATGTGATCATTTGGAAAACAAAAGGATTATTCTATCTGGTTTTTGGGGTAAAGAAAAACCTCCACCTAGTAAGAACAATGAAGTAGCCAAACCTGCCAGGTGTTCTCAACCAGCTTCTTGCAAGGAAGAAACATCAGCTGAGATAAAGCTAAATAATAAGGAACATTCCATAGATAGTAGGAAAGGCCAAGAATGGGATAATACCGTGGAATTCTGGAGCACTAGAAGATCTTCAGCATCACTGAAAAATTCACATGCAGTGCCAGACAACAGCCTTGAGTCCCAGAAAAAAGCAATGCTACCTGAACGCCCAGCATCATTACCTGTTAACTTCAATCATCCAATTATTAGTATACCAACTGCACAATGTGATGCCTCAGAATTCAAGATAAAAAATGTTGAGGCTGAATTTACAGACAACACTGGTACTCCAAAGGACACCAGTCGCTACAATTAACTGATGGTATGTCTAACAATGGGCTTCCAAAGATATATAGGATGGATCCATTTCTGAAATGAATGCATCTGCCAATCTAGATGTTATGGTAATTTTTTATCAGAACAGCTATTATTCTGTACATGAACTTTTGTAAACCATGAGATGTTTGCCATTACAATGAATTATGATATAGCAATTATAAGGGGATGTGTGTCTCTTAAAAATTAATTGATAGGCCTTTATTCAATGGTTTTACTAGGCACACATAAAAGCATTAAACTCCTATTTCAAGCACAGAAgttatttcttttaaatcctgaATGACTTTGTGTGTGAACATTTTAATACAATAAGATATTTctctttttacttttaaatacaGAGAAAAAAGGTATTTAGAGTATTATCCACCTTTCTTCCTTAATTTACtgcatagatttaaaaaaatcttacagcATCCAGTACTATGAATTTCACATTGCTTATCATCTATGTTGTATATTTCAAGATTCTAGCCAAAGTCCTCCCTTGAAATGTTAATAAAATTGTATTTAGTGGAATTAGGCTTTTAATATTTAGCAATATTGGATTAGGCTGGAGTCCTCCATAAAATACATTGTAGACAATATGCGTAGACTAATGACTACTTTGATTCACTTATTCTCAGCTAATATTAAATCACaggcacttaaaaaaaagaagaagaagaaaaggcttTCCGCGCAATAGATTGTCTCCATATGGGAAGTGTTTGGAACTGAAATGAATGCAGGAGATTTTCATCATGCTACTTAGAAGATATCTTACCAGACGAAGCTAAATTTACACACTGTACTCAGACCTGATAGTTTGAACTTCTGAACAGACATGCAATTTCACTCCTATAACTCTTTCAGTAAGCAACATGTAAGAACCCCACACTTCCaatcattaggtgcctaaatggtgATGCAAGTCCATGGGCCCTTGGCTTTATCTCCTTACATTGCTAGAGTACATGCAACATAGCTGAGCACCTAATTTGGTTTCTGAACTGAGCTGATGTGTTTGTACATGTAAACACTGTATTTGTAATGCTTTG
Proteins encoded:
- the C8H1orf141 gene encoding uncharacterized protein C1orf141 homolog, with the protein product MSQRLLGKLDSLEQYSRKRLAKYAKVESPGLGRLLLKPFVTTPLTFEFKEDYDIPSARTINICRSKPALQFAEDEQLFRHQQISFDFSPSRLKSVTSRLTARKSHSGKPTARPFSAPDTLQAKACHQKENLYKLKEDFISLKLNQKVKSASLRPKVHRRPKWNTEVENVPKLDVLCQQDSQAHLPSTLDHTDTSHWCPPTSASSQNEESFLTALMGDKIAQYSIYGEAGKFVAQQLERNNKIRVCVNGHLPLDGLKERNEAPLKEGVFNLEETESKNNFHLTKSASEEKKDFISLTIEDEMEKPNAKIINVGSPKAKSPRPVVKVSETYPIIYAEEGYVQNSILKRWLHLHGDKMSYNSENENGEVQTNPNSVLQSNCDYTLALVGKEEKGTFNITAKGNKKLKRTLSGKRKINIHILSSDGKSKSLKDSQKEKTFVQKIVGSFHDAEVPISKLPSKDRNVSATRAECNPDGLVIFGVNPKATAHQSAKANAATIAKSHGSYSKPLITVSQLHKKGRSAHSSQLDYISITKSIKIPDCPNVNSQSFLKISGKCDHLENKRIILSGFWGKEKPPPSKNNEVAKPARCSQPASCKEETSAEIKLNNKEHSIDSRKGQEWDNTVEFWSTRRSSASLKNSHAVPDNSLESQKKAMLPERPASLPVNFNHPIISIPTAQCDASEFKIKNVEAEFTDNTGTPKDTSRYN